A window of Hordeum vulgare subsp. vulgare chromosome 5H, MorexV3_pseudomolecules_assembly, whole genome shotgun sequence genomic DNA:
ATAAATTATTTTCGTTACTCACTTATATATCATGGACATGTGGAGTTATATATAGCTACCCTTGATAATATAATTTGGCAATGGAATTCGTTAGATCTTGATGAACATTCTTACATTCATTTAGTTGATCGATGATGAAATTTACTAGATGAAATATTTGTTAGTGATTAATTAGCACCTGACAGAGAGCAAACTATCACCCTCTGCGATTCTTCATATGAAACTTCAACTTATCACGTATCTGACTCGTGTGGTTAGCTGTGATGCTGCAGGGCTTATTAGCAATGTTCCTTTTATGCACCGTGTTTGAGGGATGCTAATACTTTAGCTAAATTTTCttatgatcatgatttattttGTAACTGGATCGATGACCCCCTGGTTTTCTTGTAAACACTCTTGTGAACGATGTAACTATATTACCAAATGAATAAACCAGCCGTGATGGCGTACCCTACCTAAAAAGTACTCACATATATGGTTAGCTggctagtacattgcgtacatgACCTTTGACTAGTATTTCATGTACTCAACTTGTCCGTTTGTTATTTGAAGGAACGGTATTCTATACCCAACAGCAGAAACATTGATCTGTCAATCAAATATACAAAAGGGTTTAAATTAGGTCTTCTCTAGCCAGCATCGTGGACTTTCGGAATCCTATATCACGCTACACCAAACTCAATGAATACGCTAATTAAATTAGACTCCTGGATTAGTACAATGGTGAACAGCTGGGTGTATGCATGGTGCGTGAACTGTCGTCCATGGCAGCCGTACTTTGAAGGTCTAGAAGCAAGAGTTGACTGCGTAAAACAGAAGGACTTGGTATAGCAAAGAGTATAGATGAGCTGATTGTATATGTTAACCGAAACCGAGTGGTGACCTTCCTGACTCCTGACAGCTCACTCATCTCAGCCTTGTAAGAACGTACGTACACCCGTTAGTTGGTAGGATGGTGATGCATTTTCCTTCCCTACTATATATACACatactcttcttcctcctccgaatAGCAGAGCGcaacatccatccatccacctaGACTTCTTCTCTTCTCCAACAGCTAACCTCACGCCGATCTCCATGCCTCATTTGCTCTACATATTACTCGGGCTTCTCTTCATGTCACACACAGTTCCTTGGTGCTCTTCTGCAAGGGACACTCTCATGGCAGGCCAAGCTCTAGCTGACGCCGGTGGCAGCAAGCTCGTCTCAAGAAACGGCAAGTTCGCGTTGGGCTTCTTCCAGCCAGCTAACACTGCATGCACCATCAGCGGTAGTAAGTTCCACCACAACACCAGCTCCAGTTGGTACCTTGGCATATGGTTCAATAAAATCCCAGTTTTTACTACTGTGTGGGTAGCTAATAGAGAGCAGCCCATCACCCATCCCCAACTCAACTCAACGCAGCTCAAGATCTCAAGTGATGGAAATATTGTCATTGTAGTAAATCATTCTGATGCCGGCAAGGAATCCGTTGTTTGGTCCACTCACATTGTCAATATGAcacaaaccaacaacgaaaactgTAGTTCCATTGTTCTCTTGAACAGCGGAAACCTTGCCCTACTCACAAATAGCCAAGAGATGTTGTGGCAGAGTTTCGACTACCCAACAGATGTTTTGCTTCCCGGCGCCAAGTTTGGTCGGAACAAGGTCACTGGCTTGAGTCGTTCAATCATTTCGAAGAAGAGCCTCACTGACCCAAGTCTCGGCTCATATAGTGTTGAACTAGAAGGCACCAGCGGGGTCGTCCTCAAGCGCCGCAACAACCCCTCCGTAGTGTATTGGCAGTATGCATCATCTAAGCAATCATCATTGATACTCAAGTCACTGGTAGATTTGGAACCTCTCGGGAAACGATTGATTAACCCAACATATGTTAATAACAACCAAGAGGAGTACTACATGTACACTTGTTTGGATGATTCATCTTCCACATATGTGTCACTAGACATCTCTGGTCAGATAAAACTGAACTATTGGTTGCAAGTCAAACAGTCTTGGGAAACCATACAAGCTCAACCTGACGATCCATGCACTACTCCTGCCACATGCGGACCTTTCACAGTCTGCAACAACAATGCATATCGATTATGTGATTGTATGGAGGGCTTCTCTAAGAAGTCACCGCTGGACTGGGAGTCTAATGATCGAACAGAAGGATGCATCAGAAATACACCACTACATTGCAGTACTAGTGACAAAAACATAACAAGTTCAACTGACGTGTTTCATCGCATTGCTCAAGTCAAATTGCCCTACAATCCCCAAATAATAGTCGTTTCTAGCAACCAAAGAAACTGCAAAGAAGCTTGCCTTAGTTCATGCTCCTGCACTGCTTATTCCTTTACCAATCAAGTATGCTCTATTTGGAACGGAGAATTGCTTAGTGTAAATCTGAATTATGGCACTGGTAATAGAGTTGAAGATGTTCTTTACCTTCGCCTTGCCGCAAATGATTTTCTACTAAGTTCgagagaaaataaaacaaaaccaaaCATTGGAGTCATTACTGCTGCAAGCGTTATTGGTTTTGGATTACTAATGCTCATAGTTTTGTTACTGATTTGGAGGAACAGATTCAAGCGGTTTTGTTTGCCTTTATATGACAATCAAGGCAGTTGTGGAGGGATTATGGTCTTTAGATACACTGATTTAGTCCATGC
This region includes:
- the LOC123397216 gene encoding G-type lectin S-receptor-like serine/threonine-protein kinase At2g19130; the encoded protein is MPHLLYILLGLLFMSHTVPWCSSARDTLMAGQALADAGGSKLVSRNGKFALGFFQPANTACTISGSKFHHNTSSSWYLGIWFNKIPVFTTVWVANREQPITHPQLNSTQLKISSDGNIVIVVNHSDAGKESVVWSTHIVNMTQTNNENCSSIVLLNSGNLALLTNSQEMLWQSFDYPTDVLLPGAKFGRNKVTGLSRSIISKKSLTDPSLGSYSVELEGTSGVVLKRRNNPSVVYWQYASSKQSSLILKSLVDLEPLGKRLINPTYVNNNQEEYYMYTCLDDSSSTYVSLDISGQIKLNYWLQVKQSWETIQAQPDDPCTTPATCGPFTVCNNNAYRLCDCMEGFSKKSPLDWESNDRTEGCIRNTPLHCSTSDKNITSSTDVFHRIAQVKLPYNPQIIVVSSNQRNCKEACLSSCSCTAYSFTNQVCSIWNGELLSVNLNYGTGNRVEDVLYLRLAANDFLLSSRENKTKPNIGVITAASVIGFGLLMLIVLLLIWRNRFKRFCLPLYDNQGSCGGIMVFRYTDLVHATRNFSEKLGGGGFGSVYKGVLSDMTSIAVKRLDNAYQGEKQFRAEVSSVGLIQHINIVKLIGFCSEGDKRLLVYEHMLNGSLDGHLFKKDTANVVVLSWNTRYQITLGVARGLSYLHHNCHECIIHCDIKPENILVDASFVPKVADFGLATLVGRDFSRILTTLRGTVGYIAPEWLSGVAITSKIDVYSFGVVLLEILSGSRNSPETYNTSKSYYIRYFPIQAINKLQGGDVRSLVDPQLHGDFNLEEAERICKVAFWCIQDNEFARPTMGEVVKILEGLREIDMPPMPRQLAAMKEHYDTTSSMYIVNMHSRCD